A window of the Thalassospira sp. TSL5-1 genome harbors these coding sequences:
- the amrB gene encoding AmmeMemoRadiSam system protein B produces the protein MTIIRPAAIAGTFYPADAETLRSTIASLMAQAGQPGADAASPKAIIVPHAGLVYSGAIAADGFATLLPAANTIRRIVIIGPAHRMAFQGIAVADATAFATPLGNVPVDEDAINTLLALPQVQRLNAAHVQEHGLEIELPFIQHVFTNQPDVTIVPLLVSRCAAHQVEEVVEKLWAGSETLIVISSDLSHFHDDATARKMDDRTRQLIESFTAEELGFDDACGCLPIVGLLRVARKRAMKVKTLSMQNSSATSGDTSRVVGYGAWAFFDGKAGAAPKDSQEDAAETDFAQGTEAIIQHHGRDMLRLASASIQHGLTHNASLAPDMTTLPPALREAGACFVTLKQNGNLRGCIGSIIAHRPLGQDICENAFKAAFADPRFAKISAAELTGDLALSISVLSAPKPFAFKDEADFIARLTPFEDGIILSDGTRRGLFLPQVWDQLPDPRDFLRQLKRKAGLSSDYWSDSLRAQRFVTRGIESSDIFPGDSLWAQTGLE, from the coding sequence ATGACTATCATTCGCCCTGCCGCCATCGCCGGAACATTTTACCCCGCCGATGCCGAAACCCTGCGAAGCACCATTGCCAGCCTGATGGCACAGGCCGGACAGCCGGGTGCGGATGCCGCCAGCCCCAAGGCGATTATCGTGCCTCATGCCGGGCTGGTTTATTCTGGCGCCATTGCGGCCGATGGCTTTGCCACCCTCCTGCCTGCGGCAAATACCATTCGCCGCATCGTGATTATCGGCCCGGCGCACCGCATGGCGTTTCAGGGCATTGCCGTTGCCGATGCCACGGCCTTTGCCACCCCGCTGGGGAATGTGCCGGTGGATGAGGATGCGATTAATACCCTGCTAGCCCTGCCACAGGTGCAACGGCTAAACGCCGCCCATGTGCAGGAACACGGGCTGGAAATTGAATTGCCCTTTATCCAGCATGTTTTTACCAACCAGCCCGATGTCACCATCGTGCCCCTGCTGGTCAGCCGCTGTGCCGCGCATCAGGTGGAAGAAGTGGTTGAAAAATTGTGGGCCGGGTCGGAGACGCTGATCGTGATTTCGTCCGACCTGTCGCATTTCCATGATGACGCGACCGCCCGCAAAATGGATGACCGCACACGGCAATTGATTGAGAGTTTCACCGCCGAAGAACTGGGCTTTGACGATGCCTGTGGTTGCCTGCCGATTGTCGGTTTGTTGCGCGTGGCCCGCAAACGGGCGATGAAAGTGAAAACGCTTTCAATGCAAAATTCCAGCGCCACCAGCGGCGATACGTCCCGCGTGGTGGGCTATGGTGCCTGGGCGTTTTTTGACGGCAAAGCTGGCGCTGCTCCAAAAGACAGTCAGGAAGATGCCGCCGAAACAGATTTCGCCCAGGGGACGGAGGCCATCATCCAACATCACGGGCGTGACATGCTGCGCCTTGCCAGTGCCTCCATTCAGCATGGCCTTACCCACAACGCGTCACTGGCACCGGATATGACCACGCTGCCGCCCGCGTTGCGTGAAGCCGGGGCGTGTTTTGTTACCCTCAAGCAAAATGGCAATTTACGCGGCTGCATTGGCTCCATCATCGCCCATCGGCCCCTGGGGCAGGATATTTGTGAAAACGCTTTCAAGGCGGCCTTTGCTGATCCGCGCTTTGCCAAAATCAGCGCAGCGGAGCTGACGGGCGATCTTGCCCTGTCGATTTCCGTGCTGTCTGCGCCCAAGCCCTTTGCGTTTAAAGATGAGGCGGATTTTATTGCGCGGTTAACCCCGTTTGAGGATGGTATTATATTAAGCGATGGCACTCGCCGCGGCCTGTTTTTACCGCAAGTGTGGGACCAATTGCCGGACCCGCGCGACTTTTTGCGCCAGTTAAAACGCAAAGCCGGGCTTTCGAGCGATTACTGGTCCGATAGTTTACGCGCCCAGCGTTTTGTCACACGCGGCATTGAAAGCAGCGATATTTTCCCCGGCGACAGCCTGTGGGCACAAACCGGGCTGGAATAG
- the amrS gene encoding AmmeMemoRadiSam system radical SAM enzyme, translating into MTSEQGASDVVPGRYWHHLADGRIQCDVCPRYCKLGEGQRGLCFVRARQNDQVVLTTWGRSSGFCIDPVEKKPLNHFLPGSPVLSFGTAGCNLTCKFCQNHEISKARQMDAVGSLATPDMIVQTAKQWGCSAVAFTYNDPVIFLEYAVDVAKACRAAGIKTIAVTAGYIGREARVEFFRHMDAANVDLKGFTEAFYHKLCSAHLEDVLETLVYLKRETGVWFELTNLVIPGENDGDDEFDAMTRWIMDHLGPDVPLHFSAFHPDWKMMDTPRTPATTLTRARDIARQNGLRYVYVGNVHDHAASSTYCHNCHTRLIGRDWYELSDWKLDAQGNCSACGTACAGVFAPQPGQWGRKRQPVRLRAPQSAAGN; encoded by the coding sequence ATGACAAGCGAGCAAGGTGCCAGCGATGTGGTGCCGGGGCGCTATTGGCACCATCTAGCGGATGGTCGCATTCAGTGCGATGTCTGCCCGCGTTATTGCAAGCTGGGCGAGGGGCAGCGCGGGCTTTGTTTTGTCCGTGCGCGGCAGAATGACCAGGTGGTATTGACAACCTGGGGGCGGTCATCGGGGTTTTGTATTGATCCGGTCGAGAAAAAGCCGCTGAACCATTTTTTGCCCGGAAGCCCGGTTTTGTCCTTTGGCACGGCGGGCTGCAATCTGACCTGCAAATTTTGCCAGAACCACGAAATTTCCAAGGCACGGCAAATGGATGCGGTGGGCAGCCTGGCAACCCCCGATATGATTGTGCAAACCGCAAAACAGTGGGGCTGTTCGGCCGTCGCCTTTACCTATAATGACCCGGTGATTTTTCTGGAATATGCTGTGGATGTGGCCAAGGCCTGCCGGGCGGCGGGGATTAAAACCATTGCGGTGACGGCGGGTTATATTGGCCGTGAAGCACGGGTTGAGTTTTTTCGCCATATGGATGCGGCGAATGTCGATTTGAAAGGCTTTACCGAGGCGTTTTATCACAAACTGTGTTCGGCCCATCTGGAGGATGTGCTGGAAACGCTGGTTTATTTAAAACGCGAAACCGGGGTGTGGTTTGAACTGACCAATCTGGTCATTCCCGGTGAAAATGATGGGGATGATGAATTTGATGCCATGACCCGCTGGATCATGGACCATCTTGGCCCCGATGTGCCGCTGCATTTCAGCGCCTTTCACCCCGACTGGAAAATGATGGACACACCTCGCACCCCGGCCACCACCCTGACAAGGGCGCGCGACATCGCCCGGCAAAATGGGCTGCGATATGTCTATGTTGGCAATGTGCATGACCATGCGGCATCCAGCACCTATTGCCATAACTGCCATACCCGCCTGATTGGCCGGGACTGGTATGAGCTTTCGGACTGGAAGCTGGATGCACAGGGAAATTGCAGCGCATGCGGAACCGCCTGTGCCGGTGTGTTTGCTCCGCAGCCGGGGCAGTGGGGCCGCAAACGCCAGCCGGTGCGCTTGCGAGCACCGCAAAGCGCGGCGGGAAATTAG
- a CDS encoding GNAT family N-acetyltransferase, whose amino-acid sequence MNIRPAIKSDVDAVFAIRLKVRENALSLAELTARGITRGAWHGWFNEGYGIWVAQIGDDIAGFAIAVPKEATLWALFVDPDFEGRGVGSALLKVAEDWLFDQGCQEISLTTDANPNVRAHGFYERHGWTLTGDADDGQVEYIKGRVDGADGFWSDEMLDRPV is encoded by the coding sequence TTGAACATACGACCGGCAATAAAAAGCGATGTAGATGCCGTTTTTGCCATTCGCCTGAAGGTGCGGGAAAATGCGCTGAGCCTGGCGGAGCTGACGGCGCGGGGCATTACCCGGGGGGCGTGGCATGGCTGGTTTAATGAAGGTTATGGCATTTGGGTGGCGCAAATCGGCGATGATATTGCCGGTTTTGCCATTGCCGTGCCCAAAGAAGCAACACTTTGGGCACTGTTTGTGGACCCGGATTTTGAAGGGCGCGGTGTGGGATCGGCCCTGTTGAAAGTGGCGGAGGATTGGCTGTTTGACCAGGGCTGCCAGGAAATATCGCTGACCACCGATGCCAACCCGAATGTGCGGGCACACGGATTTTATGAACGGCATGGCTGGACCCTGACCGGCGATGCCGATGACGGGCAGGTGGAATATATCAAGGGCCGTGTCGATGGTGCGGATGGTTTCTGGAGTGACGAGATGCTGGACCGCCCGGTCTGA
- a CDS encoding NnrS family protein: protein MVSRPIPILPTEPVDTTSSRSQPLPFWRGAFRPLFLFAGLQAIIGVVWWLSAMIHGLWAPQLGTTSLWHAHEMIFAFGGAALGGFLLTAIANWTGRPALKGTPIIALTVLWLAGRIAMVFAAQISVALLLILELAYYLALLGLAARELIAGNNRRNLKILAIIGLLAVIDAVFVLAASDAIPLDAEIFPRAGIFIFLLLIALIGGRIIPGFTRNWLMRNGKLPAIAEPVSFNRFDAMCMGSLVTSIALAFTPWHQGAAVMLMASGLLHFTRLSRWRGIHTFADPLVIMLHAAYFWLPLSLLLIGFSMLRPDLYAINDAVHAGGAGAMACMIMAVGGRAALGHTGRALVAGKIFTTAFALIWLATALRLLAPVFGGSYITLLAAATLCWVGGWLLFLLRYAPVLIGAPLKKA, encoded by the coding sequence ATGGTTTCGCGCCCGATCCCCATTCTGCCGACCGAACCGGTCGATACAACTTCATCCCGGTCCCAACCCCTGCCGTTCTGGCGCGGGGCCTTTCGCCCGCTTTTTCTCTTTGCCGGTTTGCAGGCGATTATCGGGGTTGTCTGGTGGCTCAGTGCGATGATCCACGGGCTTTGGGCACCGCAATTGGGCACCACATCGCTGTGGCATGCCCATGAAATGATTTTTGCCTTTGGCGGGGCAGCCCTTGGTGGCTTTTTGCTCACCGCCATTGCCAACTGGACCGGGCGACCAGCCCTTAAAGGCACACCGATCATCGCCCTGACCGTTTTGTGGCTGGCAGGCCGGATCGCAATGGTTTTTGCCGCCCAAATCAGCGTTGCATTATTACTGATACTGGAGCTTGCCTATTACCTCGCCCTGCTCGGCCTTGCCGCACGCGAGCTGATTGCCGGAAACAATCGCCGCAACCTTAAAATCCTCGCCATCATCGGGCTTCTTGCGGTGATTGATGCGGTGTTTGTTCTGGCAGCGTCCGATGCCATCCCGCTGGATGCCGAGATTTTCCCGCGTGCCGGTATTTTCATTTTTCTGCTGCTGATCGCCCTTATTGGCGGGCGCATTATTCCCGGCTTTACCCGCAACTGGCTGATGCGCAATGGCAAACTGCCCGCCATTGCCGAACCGGTTTCGTTTAACCGCTTTGATGCGATGTGCATGGGGTCGCTGGTCACCTCCATCGCACTTGCCTTTACCCCGTGGCATCAGGGGGCTGCCGTGATGCTGATGGCAAGCGGTCTTTTGCATTTCACCCGTCTGTCGCGCTGGCGCGGTATTCACACCTTTGCCGACCCGCTGGTGATCATGCTGCATGCCGCCTATTTCTGGCTGCCGCTCAGTTTGCTGCTGATTGGCTTTTCCATGCTGCGACCCGACCTTTATGCGATCAATGATGCCGTTCACGCAGGCGGGGCCGGGGCAATGGCCTGCATGATCATGGCGGTTGGCGGGCGCGCGGCCCTGGGTCATACCGGGCGCGCATTGGTGGCGGGTAAAATCTTTACCACCGCCTTCGCGCTAATCTGGCTGGCAACGGCATTGCGCCTGCTCGCCCCGGTTTTTGGCGGCAGCTATATTACGCTTCTGGCGGCAGCAACCCTGTGCTGGGTTGGTGGCTGGTTACTGTTTTTACTGCGGTATGCCCCGGTTCTGATCGGTGCGCCGCTTAAAAAGGCCTGA
- a CDS encoding leucyl aminopeptidase, with protein sequence MKITFSDLAVPASGAVVAFATEGGDLMPSAVALDEAAGGAIVRAIKASTFKGKFGQNLQVLSPANVELSRIIVVGIGSEAEFDVVAAQKLGGQVTVAAQGTGEKEVTVLFDMDDLASDFATGAALRDYRFDKYRTTETKDDKPALKSVTVATKEPKDAKKQYENAKKVIDGVFFTRDLVSEPSNILYPASFVDEVKALEKLGVEIDVLDEKEMKKLGMGALLGVAQGSAQKPYLVVMRWNGGKKKDAPIAFVGKGVTFDTGGISLKPAAGMEDMKFDMGGAGVVSGLMKALAGRNAKSNVIGVIGLVENMPSSTAQRPGDVVTSMSGQTIEVINTDAEGRLVLCDALTYVQEKYDPSLIVDLATLTGAIIIALGHEHAGLFSNNDELSSQITNAGLAVNEPVWRLPLGKAYDDQLKSDIADMKNVGGRPAGSITAAQFLKRFITKDRPWVHLDIAAMAWATKDSEVTPKGATGFGVRLLDRFVADNHEA encoded by the coding sequence ATGAAGATCACTTTTTCCGATCTCGCAGTTCCGGCTTCCGGCGCGGTTGTGGCCTTTGCCACCGAGGGCGGCGATCTGATGCCAAGTGCCGTTGCGCTCGATGAGGCAGCTGGCGGTGCCATTGTTCGCGCGATCAAGGCATCGACCTTCAAGGGCAAGTTCGGGCAAAACCTGCAGGTTCTTTCACCCGCAAATGTTGAGCTGTCGCGCATTATTGTTGTCGGCATTGGCAGCGAAGCCGAATTTGACGTGGTTGCCGCACAGAAACTGGGCGGGCAGGTCACGGTTGCCGCACAGGGTACCGGTGAAAAGGAAGTGACCGTCCTGTTTGACATGGACGACCTTGCCAGCGATTTTGCCACCGGTGCCGCCCTGCGCGATTACCGGTTTGACAAATACCGCACCACCGAAACCAAGGATGACAAGCCCGCACTTAAATCCGTTACGGTGGCGACCAAAGAACCGAAAGACGCCAAAAAGCAGTATGAAAACGCCAAGAAAGTGATCGACGGCGTGTTCTTTACCCGCGATCTGGTTTCCGAGCCGTCCAACATTCTGTATCCGGCAAGCTTTGTTGACGAAGTCAAGGCGCTGGAAAAGCTTGGCGTCGAGATTGACGTGCTTGACGAAAAGGAAATGAAGAAGCTGGGCATGGGTGCGCTTCTGGGCGTGGCACAGGGCTCGGCACAGAAGCCGTATCTGGTGGTGATGCGCTGGAATGGCGGCAAGAAAAAAGACGCCCCGATTGCCTTTGTCGGCAAGGGTGTGACCTTTGATACCGGCGGTATTTCGCTGAAACCCGCTGCCGGCATGGAAGACATGAAGTTTGACATGGGTGGTGCCGGTGTTGTTTCGGGCCTGATGAAGGCCCTGGCGGGCCGAAATGCCAAATCAAACGTGATTGGCGTGATTGGCCTGGTGGAAAACATGCCGTCCAGCACCGCGCAGCGCCCGGGCGACGTGGTCACATCCATGTCAGGTCAGACGATCGAAGTCATCAATACCGATGCCGAAGGCCGTTTGGTTCTGTGTGATGCGCTGACTTATGTGCAGGAAAAATATGATCCGAGCCTGATTGTCGATCTGGCAACCCTGACCGGGGCAATCATTATTGCGCTCGGCCATGAACATGCCGGTCTGTTTTCCAATAATGACGAACTTTCCAGCCAGATCACCAATGCGGGCCTGGCGGTGAATGAACCTGTCTGGCGTTTGCCGCTGGGCAAGGCCTATGACGACCAGTTGAAATCCGACATTGCCGATATGAAAAATGTTGGCGGTCGTCCGGCCGGGTCGATCACGGCGGCACAGTTCCTCAAACGCTTTATCACCAAGGATCGCCCGTGGGTGCATCTGGATATTGCGGCGATGGCCTGGGCCACCAAGGACAGTGAAGTGACGCCGAAAGGGGCCACCGGTTTCGGTGTGCGCCTGCTGGACCGTTTTGTGGCCGATAACCACGAAGCCTGA